A DNA window from Daucus carota subsp. sativus chromosome 3, DH1 v3.0, whole genome shotgun sequence contains the following coding sequences:
- the LOC135151747 gene encoding uncharacterized protein LOC135151747, with amino-acid sequence MLKVHGRSSNEKLVVTFNKCGQPIGDKKIRYELSNFMGTLVKDHVSLTHVNWHLVPQELKNKMLQYILDRYDIPEHGQKWINKTLNSSWRVHKSRVKKDHYTKYDTDEKRIENRPPEIPLDDFKILLKYWADEGVQSLAEDNTARRHSYVDPHTLGRKTLAELKDELKSKDPNLASPSQAKIYVKSRKHKKGHKYKSNRKAINKRIDSIDEMLKEGNDADVMLPGGKHGADWLVGRKGTAVALEKIHAIPEPYVDELTAKITQNLENEMEAKVNRKVQENMAWLLKKLGEANPSMKFDIGDFCATFSSDQDENGTPITPATQTPGTQGGTS; translated from the exons ATGTTAAAAGTTCATGGTAGGAGTAGTAACGAAAAGCTAGTCGTTACATTCAATAAATGCGGTCAACCAATTGGAGACAAGAAGATTAGATATGAGCTAAGCAATTTTATGGGGACACTAGTTAAAGATCATGTGTCGCTTACTCATGTTAACTGGCATCTTGTTCCGCAAGAATTAAAGAACAAAATGTTGCAATATATTCTG GATAGGTATGATATTCCGGAACACGGGCAAAAATGGATAAATAAGACACTTAATTCTTCTTGGAGAGTGCACAAGTCCCGTGTCAAGAAGGATCATTATACAAAATATGACACTGACGAAAAAAGGATTGAAAATAGGCCACCTGAAATTCCACTGGATGATTTTAAGATATTGTTGAAGTATTGGGCAGATGAAGGAGTTCAG TCACTTGCAGAGGATAATACAGCACGTCGTCATTCTTATGTTGACCCCCACACACTTGGTCGTAAAACTCTTGCTGAACTTAAAGATGAACTG AAAAGTAAAGACCCCAATCTTGCCTCTCCCTCACAAGCTAAAATCTATGTGAAAAGTCGTAAGCACAAAAAGGGGCACAAGTACAAGTCAAATAGGAAAGCAATCAACAAAAGAATT GATTCCATTGACGAGATGCTGAAAGAAGGAAATGATGCAGATGTGATGCTTCCCGGAGGCAAACATGGGGCAGATTGGTTGGTAGGAAGGAAGGGCACAGCAGTTGCCTTGGAAAAAATTCACGCTATTCCAGAACCTTATGTTGATGAGTTGACTGCAAAGATAACTCAAAATCTGGAGAATGAAATGGAAGCCAAGGTAAACAGAAAAGTCCAGGAGAACATGGCTTGGTTGCTAAAAAAACTAGGAGAGGCAAATCCTAGTATGAAATTTGATATTGGAGACTTTTGTGCGACCTTCTCAAGTGATCAAGACGAGAATGGCACACCTATCACTCCCGCCACTCAAACTCCTGGCACACAAGGCGGCACTTCTTAA
- the LOC135151407 gene encoding uncharacterized protein LOC135151407 yields MAEKLITVRLHYDGILKTSTYYGGKTIGVNAVDSAEFSYTVLMEYVKDYLHLSEIGGVYIQDDGAGWKLLTRDKELIDLVNGCENEEEIHLFVDTIIDKEIEPTAQMQPHVIIRPRKDIVEGSTKAQVKRRFVTAHQLQQQQKMKKMKLKSSEVPKRILSPRKCKKPVLETPPVEQEIVNPKGTARRKLNLHEDNAHGKSTGENDTELPAQPLPTVNEYELSKIKRVQENRAKFEELGLGKYGTNPNPPAVHKGKGKEKSQEVSDEYIMESESESDDSSTSIQTIKKRKTLPGPRTRSRANASTTMNTKVKHSFAPKLIKPTCSKLLKQHCNVESGSAAAYVALRECQKQNLEVDPRIEDVGESNLQDAHDDEEVEKGNTYVNLNMYL; encoded by the exons ATGGCAGAAAAACTGATTACTGTAAGATTGCACTATGACGGGATTTTGAAGACGAGTACTTATTATGGTGGAAAGACTATTGGAGTAAATGCTGTGGATTCTGCAGAATTTTCATATACGGTGCTTATGGAATATGTCAAGGATTACCTTCATTTGTCAGAAATTGGAGGAGTATATATCCAAGATGATGGTGCAGGTTGGAAGCTTTTGACACGAGATAAAGAATTAATTGATCTTGTAAATGGCTGTGAAAATGAAGAGGAGATTCATCTGTTTGTTGACACCATTATTGACAAGGAAATAGAGCCAACAGCTCAGATGCAGCCACATGTAATTATACGGCCAAGGAAGGACATAGTTGAAG GGTCAACTAAGGCACAAGTGAAACGCAGATTTGTGACTGCACACCAGctccaacaacaacaaaaaatgaagaaaatgaaatTGAAGTCATCTGAGGTGCCGAAAAGGATTTTATCACCACGAAAATGTAAGAAGCCAGTTCTGGAGACTCCACCAGTTGAACAAGAAATTGTTAATCCAAAAGGAACAGCAAGAAGGAAACTGAATTTACACGAAGACAACGCACATGGCAAAAGTACGGGCGAGAATGACACTGAG TTACCAGCGCAGCCGTTACCAACTGTGAATGAGTATGAGCTAAGTAAAATCAAACGTGTGCAAGAAAACAGGGCAAAGTTTGAAGAACTTGGGTTGGGTAAATATGGGACTAATCCGAATCCACCAGCAGTCcacaaaggaaaaggaaaagaaaaaagccAAGAGGTTTCTGATGAATATATCATGGAAAGTGAGAGCGAAAGTGATGATTCATCGACG AGCATTCAGACCATCAAGAAAAGGAAAACACTGCCTGGTCCCCGAACTCGTTCGCGAGCCAATGCTTCCACTACTATGAACACCAAAGTGAAGCATTCATTTGCTCCAAAACTGATAAAACCAACATGTAGTAAATTGTTAAAACAGCATTGTAATGTCGAAAGTGGTTCAGCTGCTGCATATGTAGCCCTGCGGGAATGTCAGAAGCAAAATCTAGAAGTTGATCCTAGGATTGAGGATGTTGGTGAGTCGAATTTACAAGATGcacatgatgatgaagaagttgAAAAAGGTAATACATATGTAAACCTGAATATGTATTTGTAG